One Osmerus mordax isolate fOsmMor3 chromosome 16, fOsmMor3.pri, whole genome shotgun sequence genomic window carries:
- the prpf38b gene encoding pre-mRNA-splicing factor 38B, protein MANNTAAGNQQQAQAVCKPTAGKHGNVLPLWGNEKTMNLNPMILTNVLSSPYFKVQLYELKTYHEVVDEIYFKVNHVEPWEKGSRKTAGQTGMCGGVRGVGTGGIVSTAFCLLYKLFTLKLTRKQVMGLITHSDSPYIRALGFMYIRYTQPPPDLVDWYDGFLDDEEELDVKAGGGCVMTVGEMLRSFLTKLEWFSTLFPRIPVPVQKMIDQQMKARPRKVPQNEGKVEEEEDEEEETGGEDLGRPGVERRRSRSPRRTPSPRRSPKRSRSRSHHRDRHGASFDNELERERDRQKKEKERGGGDRGDRERGGGDRIRERRHSASRERRGDRKEKEREKDGGGENDRSKRKDRDHHKGSDRERSRGERSRGETEERRGHKEEREDRGGRHREERKAKRSSRSRSRERRHKAERGEEKSRKKEKERSSPSREREGEPRAHKHSASKERHRQRESNNGKEPGRHAERERVERTTHGSRADSP, encoded by the exons ATGGCTAACAACACAGCGGCCGGGAACCAGCAACAAGCACAGGCCGTCTGCAAGCCTACCGCTGGAAAACATGGAAACGTCTTGCCTCTGTGGGGCAACGAAAAGACTATGAACTTGAATCCTATGATCCTCACCAACGTGCTATCATCTCCATATTTCAAAGTTCAGCTATATGAACTTAAAACCTACCATGAAGTCGTGGACGAAATATATTTCAAG GTAAATCATGTAGAGCCCTGGGAAAAGGGTAGCCGGAAGACTGCGGGGCAGACAGGAATGTGCGGAGGG GTGCGTGGCGTAGGCACCGGCGGTATTGTGTCCACGGCTTTTTGCCTACTTTACAAGCTGTTCACGCTCAAGCTCACTCGCAAGCAGGTGATGGGTCTAATCACACACTCAGACTCGCCCTACATCAGAGCGCTTGGCTTCATGTACATAAG ATACACCCAGCCACCTCCGGACCTAGTGGACTGGTACGATGGCTTCCTGGATGATGAGGAG GAGCTGGACGTGAAGGCAGGCGGGGGCTGTGTGATGACCGTGGGAGAGATGCTGCGCTCTTTCCTCACCAAGCTAGAGTGGTTCTCCACCCTGTTCCCCCGCATCCCCGTGCCCGTCCAGAAGATGATCGACCAGCAGATGAAGGCCCGGCCCCGGAAGGTTCCGCAGAACGAGGGGAaggtggaagaagaggaggacgaggaggaggagaccgggGGGGAAGACCTGGGGAGGCCGGGGGTGGAGCGACGGAGGTCCAG GTCCCCCAGGAGAACTCCGAGCCCCCGCCGCTCCCCCAAGCGCTCCAGGAGCCGGAGTCACCACCGCGACCGGCACGGCGCCAGCTTCGACAACGAGCTGGAGCGGGAGCGGGACCgtcagaagaaggagaaggagagggggggtggagacaggggagacagggagaggggggggggggacaggatcCGCGAACGCCGCCACAGCGCCAGCCGAGAGCGGCGTGGTGAccggaaggagaaggagagggagaaggacgggggaggagagaacGACCGGAGCAAGAGGAAGGACAGGGACCACCACAAGGGCAGcgacagggagaggagcaggggggagaggagcaggggggagacggaggagaggaggggacacaaggaggagagggaggacaggggggggaggcacagggaggagaggaaggccaaGCGctccagcaggagcaggagcagggagaggaggcacaaggcggagaggggggaggagaagagcaggaagaaggagaaggagaggagcagccCCAGCAGGGAGCGGGAGGGGGAGCCGCGCGCTCACAAGCACAGCGCCAGCAAGGAGCGCCACCGGCAGAGAGAGTCCAATAACGGGAAGGAGCCGGGTCGCCacgccgagagagagagggtggagagaacaACGCATGGAAGCAGGGCTGACTCGCcctag